One region of Arvicola amphibius chromosome 3, mArvAmp1.2, whole genome shotgun sequence genomic DNA includes:
- the LOC119809250 gene encoding 60S ribosomal protein L29-like: MCFAKKHKKKGLKKMQASNAKAMSARAEAIKALVKPQVVKPKVAKGPSSKLTRLTFIAHPKLGKQIRSYMDRGRRFQKTKPKVQAKAEASAAAQAPKGAQAPVKAP, from the coding sequence ATGTGCTTTGCCAAGAAGCACAAgaagaaaggcctgaagaagatgCAGGCAAGTAACGCAAAGGCCATGAGTGCACGTGCGGAGGCCATCAAGGCCCtggtgaagccccaggtggtgaagCCCAAGGTGGCAAAGGGCCCTAGCAGCAAACTTACCCGTCTCACATTCATCGCTCACCCCAAGCTTGGGAAGCAGATTAGAAGCTACATGGACAGGGGTCGTAGGTTCCAAAAAACAAAGCCTAAAGTTcaagccaaggcagaggcctcagctgcagctcaggctcccaaaggTGCCCAGGCCCCTGTGAAGGCCCCATAA